The Deltaproteobacteria bacterium genome includes the window TTATCCCGGTTGATTGTCTCAGCCTGGCTCCGTCCCAGAGCGGCTTGAAGTGAATGCTCCTGGGCCAGGGTGGCCTCGTATTTAGATTTCATGGCATCAACCAGGTTTTTAATTTCCTGAAACTTTTTTTTCCTTAAACTTTCGATCTCCTGATTCAAGGCTACCATGGTTGGATGCTTCGGCCCGAATTTTTCGCTTTTTTCCATCTTATCTCGAAGGAGCTTGACTTCTTGACTCTTTATGTCAACGATCACCGGATTATTGATGGCTTCTGGAATCGATTCGGCCTGTTCCGGGTGCTTTAGGGACTCCTGGGCCTTTTTGAAATAAATCTCTGCCTCAATCCGTTTATTGGTAGCTTCCACCAACTGGGCATTTACCTGGGACATTTTTTGACGGCTGATATCCTGTGACCCTGACCCTTGCGATTCCTTGGAGCCGCCGCCCCCGGTTAAAGCCGCCACCCCAAATTTTTCACGGTATTGCTGAAGGGCCTGTTCCGAGGCCTCAAGCTTTCTTTTGACCTCTTTTACCTGTTCATCCAGGAAGACCGCAGCATTTTGTTGGGTTTTCAGCCTTAAACCCAGTCCCCAATCGATATAAGCCTGGGCCAGGGTATTGACGACCTTGGCCGCCAATTGAGGGTCCTGAGATTCAAAATTCACTTTCACCAGACGGCTGTTCCGGATCGGCTGAATCTTCAGCTTCCCAAGGAAGGCGCCTACCAGGGGTGAATCGTTGTCCGGTGATGGATTCCCGATAACCGGAACGGCTATACCACCGGGAAGATTGGATTCTTTTTTTTCCGGTCTTTTAAATTCATGGTATTGGGATAAATTAAGACGTTTTATGACCTCCCGGGCCAGAGACCGGGATTCCAGAATCTGATACTGGGTTTGATAAAAATCCGTGCCCGAGGTATCGATGGCCACCAACTCCTGGGTAGAGAGAATATTGGGATTGGCCTTCTCGATCATCAGTTGGGCCGTAGCCTGGTAGATCGGCGTCATGGTCAGGGAATAAATGGCCACGGTGGTCAGACAGACCAGAAAAAAGAGAATTATAATCCATCGGCGCTTGGAAAGAACTCGCCAATAGTCTCTTAAGTTTATTTCGCGGGTAGTTTCCTGAATTTCTTCCATAATAATTCCTTAATTCATTTGCTCAAAGCTCAAAGGGAAATTCATTTACTTGAGGATGGAATTGATAAGACCTTTGATCATCGAGGCTATTTCTTTGGCTTGTTTTTAAATTTCAAAATATTTTTCATGGCTTATCCAATTTCTTCTTTTAAAAATTTCAAGCAAGGTCATCGTCTCATATAGGGAACCTCGTGCTATGTATAAATACTGAACAAATTCTTTTTTCGAAAATCTACCTTTCCCTTCTGCAATCTTCATACCCAAATCTCATTTCTTTCTCTCCGCCCAGCTTTGAGTTTCTTTCTGTTTTTCCTTTGAGCCTTGAGCCTTGAGCTTTGAGCTTCCTTAAAAAAAGCTTTCCGGCACGATAATCGTATCCCCTGCCTGCACCAGGGTTTCCATGTTAACCTTGATTTCGGTCTTTTTCCCCTCCACTTCCCGGACGATCTTGGTCCGGTTAGGGGCAGACTTGGGCGTAAGCCCTCCTCCGATACTGATACCCATCAGGACCGTTGTCCCCCGTTCCAAATTAAACTGTCCTGGATTTTTTACTTCGCCCATGACAAAGAAAAAGGGCATTTTGGGGACAATAATGGAATCCCCGTCCCGAATCGGCACATTGTCTTTTCGGTCTCCGGCTAAGGCATCCTTTAGATTTACCCGGAGGATAGTCGTTTTTTTATCGGCCGCGGCCTCTTCCAGGGTCATCATCTTTCCTTGTTTGACAGGGTCTCGGGGTCGGATAACCACCACCTCTTCCCCGGCATCCTTGGTAAACCCACCGGCCTGGGAAAGGGCGAAAAGTAAATTATTTTCTTTTGTTATGGGATAGGTACCCGGATTTTTTACCTCGCCCATGACAAAAACTTTCTGGCTTTTATAATCTTTAACGGTCACAGTGAGTTGAGGGTTCTTCAGATAGCCGTCCCCCAATTTCCGGGCCAATTCTTTTTCCAACTGCTGGGTCGATTTTCCGGCGGCCCGGACCTCCCCGATCATGGGGAAAGTAATGGTCCCCTCAAGGGACACCGGCACCATGCGCTTCAAATCCTCATGACCCCAAACGGTAATCTCAATCATATCCTCGGGACCAAGCATATAATCGCCCTGGGCCAAGGCAGAGAAGGGCAGAAGAAGGGTTAGCCAAAATAAGATTACTATTTGTTTCCGCATCACAATCAGGTCATCCCGTTTAGATTAAATTTTAAGATTTAATTAGGACGCAGATTTTCGCCGATAGCCGCAATTATTCTATTAACTCTTTGTTCATCAGCGTCACAACTGCAAATTCATGCCCATTGAGGAGAAGAACAATAAAAAAAAGAGCACTTCGCTTAAAATAATCGCTTCCGATCCTTAAGCGAAGCGCCCCGTCTAACTGATTTTCCTGTTTTTCCTTTGAGCTTTCAGCTTTGAACTTTGAGCTTTTAAAAG containing:
- a CDS encoding polysaccharide biosynthesis tyrosine autokinase → MEEIQETTREINLRDYWRVLSKRRWIIILFFLVCLTTVAIYSLTMTPIYQATAQLMIEKANPNILSTQELVAIDTSGTDFYQTQYQILESRSLAREVIKRLNLSQYHEFKRPEKKESNLPGGIAVPVIGNPSPDNDSPLVGAFLGKLKIQPIRNSRLVKVNFESQDPQLAAKVVNTLAQAYIDWGLGLRLKTQQNAAVFLDEQVKEVKRKLEASEQALQQYREKFGVAALTGGGGSKESQGSGSQDISRQKMSQVNAQLVEATNKRIEAEIYFKKAQESLKHPEQAESIPEAINNPVIVDIKSQEVKLLRDKMEKSEKFGPKHPTMVALNQEIESLRKKKFQEIKNLVDAMKSKYEATLAQEHSLQAALGRSQAETINRDKIAIQYQVLQQETESNRGLYDMLLKRLKETNVSEENRTVNIHVVDPAEIPKRPAKPRLKLNLLLACLVGLMGGVGVAFFLEYLDNTVKTPDDLKQYFNVPYLGPVPSFSIESEHPGSELVSLTDPKSSASEAYRGLRTGILFSTPGHSPRSLLITSSGPQEGKTITSSNLAITMAQAGQKIIMLDCDMRKPRLHKVFNCEKGRGMSNILVGEGDWKKLKVSTQIPNLEIIPSGPIPPNPAELIGSDRMKTLLAEILQEYDRVLIDSPPIVAVTDSVLLSRFVEGVVLVIQVGVTARDVIANSIRQLQDVQAHVLGAVLNAVNIGKDSYYYYQYYYYYYGESGDRKKKKHSRRKSK
- a CDS encoding four helix bundle protein, yielding MKIAEGKGRFSKKEFVQYLYIARGSLYETMTLLEIFKRRNWISHEKYFEI
- a CDS encoding polysaccharide biosynthesis/export family protein → MLGPEDMIEITVWGHEDLKRMVPVSLEGTITFPMIGEVRAAGKSTQQLEKELARKLGDGYLKNPQLTVTVKDYKSQKVFVMGEVKNPGTYPITKENNLLFALSQAGGFTKDAGEEVVVIRPRDPVKQGKMMTLEEAAADKKTTILRVNLKDALAGDRKDNVPIRDGDSIIVPKMPFFFVMGEVKNPGQFNLERGTTVLMGISIGGGLTPKSAPNRTKIVREVEGKKTEIKVNMETLVQAGDTIIVPESFF